In one Curtobacterium citreum genomic region, the following are encoded:
- a CDS encoding serine hydrolase domain-containing protein, which yields MVTTLTCWYMNGNVPRGQWRAGVRTTDGWQSVREPAGRYAEASLLEWGSITKGLVGTTAAVTLELERPVASYLPGVPDSEMTVGDLVRHTSGLARVPPTIRDSLVRGPYRPAVGVPLDLTTAVPLTPRGQYVYSNLGYALLGAVLDAAYGSWFDAVQEQVLRPAGIDSATLVPAASERIMPRFLGRAISPWALGASSFAAAGGLWSTFDDLCRYADWALEPGAPPSRTVSWQRDEGTRWINGEVRAAGAVIARAAGVTAVVHTLAKAPYAADAIAAALVEREALRARDA from the coding sequence ATGGTGACGACGCTAACGTGCTGGTACATGAACGGCAATGTTCCACGTGGTCAATGGCGGGCGGGCGTTCGGACGACCGACGGCTGGCAGTCCGTCCGCGAGCCCGCCGGACGGTACGCCGAGGCATCCTTGCTCGAGTGGGGGAGCATCACGAAGGGGCTCGTCGGGACGACGGCCGCGGTCACGCTCGAGCTCGAACGGCCGGTCGCGTCGTACCTGCCCGGCGTGCCCGACAGTGAGATGACGGTCGGTGATCTCGTCCGCCACACCTCCGGGCTGGCCCGGGTACCACCGACGATCCGTGACAGCCTCGTCCGTGGCCCGTACCGACCGGCCGTCGGGGTGCCGCTGGACCTGACGACCGCGGTGCCCCTGACGCCGAGGGGGCAGTACGTGTACTCGAACCTCGGGTACGCGCTCCTCGGGGCGGTCCTCGACGCGGCGTACGGGAGCTGGTTCGACGCCGTGCAGGAGCAGGTCCTGCGGCCGGCGGGCATCGATTCCGCGACACTGGTGCCGGCTGCATCGGAGCGCATCATGCCGAGGTTCCTCGGTCGCGCGATCTCGCCGTGGGCGCTGGGTGCGTCCTCGTTCGCGGCGGCCGGCGGGCTCTGGTCGACCTTTGACGACCTCTGCCGCTACGCCGACTGGGCGCTGGAACCGGGTGCACCGCCCTCCCGCACGGTCAGCTGGCAGCGCGACGAGGGCACTCGCTGGATCAACGGCGAAGTCCGGGCCGCGGGGGCGGTGATCGCCCGGGCAGCGGGAGTGACCGCCGTGGTGCACACGCTCGCGAAGGCACCGTACGCGGCCGATGCGATCGCGGCGGCGCTCGTCGAACGGGAAGCGCTGCGCGCGAGAGACGCATGA
- a CDS encoding SdpI family protein produces the protein MPGAMVSTLVIEIGGAVLVMWLTWRAANGQLGRNDLAGIRTRVTMSSDEAWRTGHRAALPPALISGVITILCCAVCIVVPSLRTPASVIVVSVVLLGGALLSIPFAHSAVRRAESED, from the coding sequence ATGCCTGGAGCAATGGTGTCCACACTCGTCATCGAGATCGGTGGAGCGGTCCTCGTGATGTGGTTGACGTGGCGAGCTGCGAACGGGCAGCTGGGCCGGAACGACCTCGCCGGCATCCGGACGCGGGTGACGATGTCCAGCGACGAAGCCTGGCGGACCGGGCACCGAGCGGCGCTGCCTCCGGCGCTGATCTCGGGCGTGATCACGATCCTCTGCTGCGCAGTGTGCATCGTCGTACCCTCGCTCCGCACCCCCGCGTCGGTGATCGTCGTGTCGGTCGTCCTCCTGGGCGGCGCACTCCTCTCCATTCCTTTTGCCCACAGCGCGGTGCGCCGAGCGGAATCCGAGGACTGA
- a CDS encoding MFS transporter, which produces MGEDATTLRRVAGFRSYWSAATVSSFGSAVSAVAVPVLVVTVLHATPFEVGLVNAAQFLPYTIFGLVVGAYVDRFRRKPLLIWSSVGRGLSLAVIPVSWAFGLLDLWVTAGALFVFGVLSVIGFAATQSLLPRIVPRPLLLAANARIDQSDAAAQTVGPALGGALVSLVTAPLAIALDAASYFVDAVLVARVRVDERVPMRRARPRLRRDVADGLRWTYGHAMLAPLAFSTHLWFLANAAGSTVFAALALRTLALPAVVYGAVLAVSGVAMLLGTTAAPRLGSRFGAGRTIIAARGAYPVAWAAIAVATIVLGQSMPTASTIVLFAAFAVQGVAAGCENANEMSLRQTVTPDELLGRMNSTMRSANRSLAAVGAIGGGALMTIAGGGMALIVVTVVFVAAAVVAARSPLRTAQLRQHGE; this is translated from the coding sequence ATGGGTGAGGACGCGACGACGCTGCGTCGTGTCGCCGGCTTCCGGTCGTACTGGTCGGCGGCGACCGTCTCGTCGTTCGGGTCCGCCGTGAGTGCGGTAGCGGTGCCGGTCCTCGTGGTGACCGTGCTGCACGCGACGCCCTTCGAGGTGGGCTTGGTCAACGCTGCCCAGTTCCTGCCCTACACGATATTCGGACTGGTCGTCGGGGCGTACGTCGACCGCTTCCGTCGGAAGCCCCTCCTGATCTGGTCCAGCGTGGGTCGTGGCCTGAGCCTGGCCGTGATCCCGGTCTCCTGGGCGTTCGGACTGCTCGATCTCTGGGTCACGGCCGGCGCCTTGTTCGTGTTCGGTGTCCTGTCCGTCATCGGTTTCGCCGCGACCCAGTCGCTCCTGCCGCGGATCGTGCCCCGACCGCTGCTCCTGGCGGCCAACGCACGGATCGACCAGAGCGACGCGGCCGCGCAGACCGTGGGGCCGGCGCTGGGTGGTGCGCTCGTGAGCCTCGTGACAGCGCCGCTCGCGATCGCGCTCGACGCCGCGAGCTACTTCGTCGACGCTGTCCTCGTCGCCCGCGTCCGGGTCGACGAGCGCGTGCCGATGCGCCGCGCACGTCCGCGGTTGCGCCGCGACGTCGCCGACGGCCTGCGGTGGACCTACGGGCACGCGATGCTCGCCCCGCTGGCCTTCTCCACGCACCTCTGGTTCCTCGCCAACGCGGCCGGGTCGACGGTGTTCGCGGCCCTCGCACTGCGGACGCTCGCGTTGCCGGCAGTCGTCTACGGTGCCGTCCTCGCGGTCAGCGGTGTCGCGATGCTCCTCGGCACCACCGCGGCACCACGACTCGGCAGCCGCTTCGGGGCTGGGCGCACGATCATCGCCGCTCGCGGCGCGTACCCGGTCGCCTGGGCCGCCATCGCGGTCGCGACCATCGTGCTCGGGCAGTCGATGCCGACGGCGAGCACCATCGTCCTCTTCGCTGCGTTCGCGGTGCAGGGTGTCGCTGCCGGGTGCGAGAACGCGAACGAGATGAGCCTGCGCCAAACAGTGACGCCGGACGAGCTCCTCGGACGCATGAACAGCACGATGCGCAGCGCGAACCGGTCGCTCGCAGCGGTCGGAGCGATCGGAGGCGGAGCTCTCATGACCATCGCGGGCGGAGGGATGGCGCTCATCGTCGTGACGGTCGTCTTCGTGGCCGCTGCGGTCGTCGCCGCTCGTTCTCCGTTGCGGACCGCGCAGCTCCGACAGCACGGCGAGTGA
- a CDS encoding PRC-barrel domain-containing protein, producing the protein MITKAQIHEVEHATVRDRDGASVGKVAQVLPSDEDGSAAFISVATGLLGSHAVLVPVEDATFDGSDLHVGYTKRAIKDAPSAGAGNTLSLADENAARKHFGLSPAGKATGDMGDPHENLDQAGTGPAGADDTEGAGATPPA; encoded by the coding sequence ATGATCACCAAGGCCCAGATCCACGAGGTGGAGCACGCGACCGTCCGAGACCGAGACGGCGCATCGGTCGGCAAGGTCGCGCAGGTGTTACCCTCCGACGAGGACGGCAGCGCCGCGTTCATCAGCGTCGCCACCGGACTCCTCGGCAGCCACGCCGTGCTCGTCCCGGTCGAGGACGCCACGTTCGACGGCTCGGACCTGCACGTCGGGTACACGAAGCGCGCGATCAAGGACGCACCGTCCGCCGGCGCCGGGAACACCCTGTCCCTCGCCGACGAGAACGCCGCACGCAAGCACTTCGGGCTGTCCCCCGCCGGCAAGGCCACCGGCGACATGGGCGACCCGCACGAGAACCTCGACCAGGCAGGCACCGGCCCGGCCGGGGCAGACGACACCGAGGGCGCGGGCGCGACGCCGCCGGCCTGA
- a CDS encoding FAD-binding domain-containing protein has product MTTPTRAAGLDALRAFVPHAGADYRRDRNHDTGPARTNVSGLSPYIRHRLVTEQEVVDAVLERHSLHTAEKFVQEVFWRTYWKGWLEQRPEVWRRYREEVRDLLAGDLPAHYEDVVAGRSGIEAMDAWVRELVETGYLHNHTRMWFASIWVFTLELPWQLGADFFYRHLLDGDAASNTLSWRWVAGLQTQGKTYLATTENIARYTDGRFAPTGLATEARALDEEPFPPAVPVPADDVDGRVGERVGLLLHEEDLEPESLLAEHPSLASSIRAVAVAADPGQRSPAEVPTAVTAFTAGAVADAASRTTDATVLDSVEPSAVLDWASAADLDTVVVPYAPVGPVRERLDPLRIRLGAEGVALVTVRRRWDGRAWPYASRGFFPFRERIPGLVRGR; this is encoded by the coding sequence GTGACCACACCCACCCGCGCCGCCGGCCTCGACGCCCTGCGCGCGTTCGTCCCGCACGCCGGCGCCGACTACCGGCGCGACCGCAACCACGACACCGGTCCGGCACGGACGAACGTCTCGGGTCTGTCGCCGTACATCCGGCACCGGCTCGTCACCGAGCAGGAGGTCGTCGACGCCGTGCTCGAGCGACACAGCCTGCACACCGCGGAGAAGTTCGTGCAGGAGGTCTTCTGGCGCACCTACTGGAAGGGGTGGCTCGAGCAGCGTCCCGAGGTCTGGCGCCGCTACCGCGAAGAGGTCCGTGACCTGCTCGCCGGCGACCTGCCCGCGCACTACGAGGACGTGGTCGCCGGGCGGTCCGGGATCGAGGCGATGGACGCGTGGGTGCGTGAGCTCGTCGAGACCGGCTACCTGCACAACCACACGCGGATGTGGTTCGCGAGCATCTGGGTCTTCACCCTCGAGCTACCGTGGCAGCTCGGTGCCGACTTCTTCTACCGGCACCTGCTCGACGGTGACGCCGCCTCCAACACCCTGTCGTGGCGCTGGGTCGCCGGACTGCAGACCCAGGGGAAGACGTACCTGGCGACGACGGAGAACATCGCGCGGTACACCGACGGCCGTTTCGCGCCGACCGGCCTCGCGACCGAGGCCCGAGCGCTTGACGAGGAGCCCTTCCCGCCCGCCGTGCCGGTGCCGGCCGACGACGTCGACGGCCGGGTCGGCGAGCGCGTCGGGTTGCTGTTGCACGAGGAGGACCTGGAGCCCGAGAGCCTGCTCGCGGAGCACCCGTCCCTTGCTTCGTCGATCCGCGCAGTCGCCGTGGCCGCGGACCCCGGGCAGCGCTCCCCCGCCGAGGTGCCGACCGCGGTCACGGCCTTCACCGCCGGTGCGGTCGCGGACGCTGCGTCGCGGACGACCGACGCGACGGTGCTCGACTCGGTCGAGCCCTCCGCCGTCCTCGACTGGGCAAGCGCTGCGGACCTGGACACGGTGGTCGTCCCGTACGCGCCCGTCGGCCCCGTCCGGGAGCGCCTGGACCCGTTGCGCATACGGCTCGGCGCGGAGGGCGTCGCGCTCGTCACCGTGCGTCGGCGGTGGGACGGGCGGGCGTGGCCGTACGCGTCGCGGGGGTTCTTCCCGTTCCGGGAGCGGATCCCGGGGTTGGTGCGGGGGCGGTAG
- a CDS encoding NUDIX domain-containing protein produces the protein MPASEYVRSLRKRIGRSYLLLPGVTAVVQDGDRFLLARQRDSGRWSLIGGGVEPGEEPRSALAREVREELGVGIDIVRIIGAYGGSALENVYLNGDRVGYVTVAYLCTLHASSFTLDDHEVLETRWVTFAELARLDHHEWIEEVLADAVQ, from the coding sequence ATGCCGGCCTCCGAGTACGTCCGATCCTTGAGGAAGCGGATCGGCAGGAGTTACCTCCTCCTTCCCGGAGTGACCGCGGTCGTGCAGGACGGCGATCGCTTCCTCCTCGCGCGGCAGCGCGACTCCGGCCGATGGAGCCTGATCGGTGGCGGCGTCGAACCAGGCGAGGAGCCACGCTCGGCACTTGCGCGCGAAGTGCGAGAAGAACTCGGCGTGGGCATCGACATCGTCCGGATCATCGGAGCGTACGGCGGCTCCGCTCTCGAGAACGTCTACCTCAACGGCGATCGCGTCGGGTACGTGACCGTGGCGTACCTCTGCACACTGCACGCGTCATCGTTCACCCTCGACGACCATGAAGTACTCGAAACCCGATGGGTCACTTTCGCCGAACTTGCTCGGCTCGACCATCACGAGTGGATCGAAGAAGTGCTGGCGGATGCGGTCCAGTGA
- a CDS encoding GNAT family N-acetyltransferase, with protein MIERYGTSAQTARVDRARVHAWLSQQSYWAQGRSRETQDAAIDGSRNYGVYDEDTGDQVAYARVVTDGVTFAWLCDVFVAPEVRGRGVGKMLVAAVIEDLEPLGLKRTLLSTGDAHGLYAQFGFAPLADPSKMMALVL; from the coding sequence ATGATCGAGCGGTACGGCACCTCTGCCCAGACGGCGCGCGTGGATCGAGCACGGGTGCACGCCTGGCTGAGTCAGCAGTCGTACTGGGCGCAAGGACGATCCCGCGAGACCCAGGACGCGGCCATCGACGGGTCACGGAACTACGGCGTCTACGACGAGGACACCGGTGATCAGGTCGCGTACGCCCGAGTGGTGACTGACGGCGTGACCTTTGCGTGGCTCTGTGACGTCTTCGTCGCGCCGGAAGTACGTGGGCGAGGCGTAGGCAAGATGCTCGTCGCTGCCGTGATCGAGGACCTTGAACCTCTCGGCCTCAAGCGCACGCTCTTGTCAACAGGGGATGCGCATGGGCTCTACGCGCAGTTCGGCTTCGCACCCCTTGCCGACCCGTCGAAGATGATGGCGCTCGTCCTGTAG
- a CDS encoding DUF4177 domain-containing protein, producing MQYVVVQVILKERLWGTGSGNLTSLEKAINDQAAKGYRLHTITTASSGSKGLGGGDRIQATMVFESLG from the coding sequence ATGCAGTACGTCGTCGTGCAGGTCATTCTGAAGGAGAGGCTTTGGGGAACGGGGTCCGGTAATTTGACCTCTCTCGAGAAGGCGATCAACGACCAAGCCGCAAAGGGCTACCGTCTGCACACCATCACCACGGCCAGCAGCGGAAGCAAGGGATTGGGCGGCGGAGACCGCATTCAGGCGACGATGGTGTTCGAGAGCCTTGGCTGA